The following coding sequences lie in one Rickettsiella endosymbiont of Rhagonycha lignosa genomic window:
- a CDS encoding MFS transporter: MSENKNNGLPSLSLAKQKPTLLAAIICILASCFYMYEFILQVSPAVMTNQLINDLGLNAITLGTMAAFYYYSYTPMQLPAGFLFDRFGPRRLLTIAVLTCAVGAFLFGSTNNITTASMGRFMMGMGSAFSFIGTLVLISRWFPSRYFAFLTGLVELMSCIGAIVGETPLTIAVGHWGWRPTIMILGVIGVILALLIWLIVRDSPEVVSKGHKFQSTAKKSILKSFHQVASNSQTWFIALYSFMVWAPITAFAALWGVPFLVVAYGISTKAASTACTMIWLAIGIGCPLLGWWSDKVNLRGMPLKFAASLGIVGLIPVIYIPHLPLFWLYICLFLFGLAASGQSLAFGVVKDNNHSSVAGTAMGINNMATVAGGALFQPVIGILLHLNWNGTYYNGSPFYSVENYRKALIILPFCYLVALLVGKFLIRETHCQQQPDV; encoded by the coding sequence ATGTCTGAAAATAAAAATAACGGTTTACCCTCGCTCTCTTTAGCAAAGCAAAAACCTACTTTACTCGCTGCCATTATCTGTATTCTTGCCTCATGTTTTTACATGTATGAATTTATATTGCAAGTTTCACCTGCAGTAATGACTAATCAATTAATTAATGACTTAGGGCTCAATGCTATTACCTTAGGAACAATGGCGGCTTTTTATTATTATTCTTATACCCCGATGCAACTGCCAGCAGGATTTTTATTTGATCGGTTTGGTCCTCGACGCTTATTAACTATTGCAGTTCTAACCTGTGCTGTAGGTGCTTTTTTATTTGGGTCAACCAACAATATAACCACCGCTTCCATGGGCCGATTTATGATGGGAATGGGTTCTGCTTTTTCGTTCATCGGCACTTTAGTCCTTATATCGCGCTGGTTTCCTTCTCGTTATTTTGCTTTTTTAACAGGTTTAGTCGAATTAATGAGCTGTATAGGGGCAATTGTTGGCGAAACCCCATTAACTATTGCCGTAGGCCATTGGGGATGGCGGCCAACCATCATGATTTTGGGTGTCATAGGAGTTATTTTAGCCCTATTAATCTGGTTGATAGTTAGAGACAGCCCAGAAGTTGTTTCGAAAGGTCACAAATTTCAGTCAACTGCAAAAAAAAGCATACTAAAAAGTTTTCATCAGGTAGCATCTAATAGTCAAACTTGGTTCATAGCATTATATTCTTTTATGGTATGGGCACCTATTACTGCTTTTGCTGCGTTATGGGGCGTACCTTTTCTAGTTGTAGCATACGGTATCAGCACTAAAGCAGCTTCTACCGCTTGCACTATGATTTGGCTGGCTATCGGAATAGGCTGCCCATTGTTAGGTTGGTGGTCAGATAAGGTAAACTTACGTGGGATGCCTTTAAAGTTTGCCGCAAGCTTAGGTATAGTTGGATTAATACCCGTTATTTATATTCCACACCTTCCCTTATTTTGGCTTTATATTTGTTTATTCTTATTTGGTCTTGCAGCTTCGGGACAATCACTCGCATTCGGAGTTGTTAAAGATAATAATCACTCTAGTGTAGCAGGAACAGCAATGGGGATTAATAACATGGCCACAGTTGCAGGAGGAGCTTTATTTCAACCAGTGATTGGTATACTTTTACATTTAAACTGGAATGGAACCTATTATAATGGTAGTCCTTTTTATAGCGTCGAAAATTACCGAAAAGCCTTAATCATATTGCCTTTCTGTTATCTGGTAGCCTTATTAGTTGGAAAGTTCCTAATACGAGAAACCCATTGCCAACAACAACCCGATGTCTAG
- a CDS encoding ComF family protein: MDISKLLKQINKGFTHCLFPYHCILCHDKANRDFDLCIECEELLPWLKNICIYCAAPLIFSTQSVCGTCLKKPSPFHKLCVFFSYSETIKKLITGLKFQQRLIYAHILGTLIAEKIRSHYQSEELPDRIIPVPLHKKRLYERGFNQAIELARPISKKLNISIDYKRCKRVIDTAAQSMLPANQRSSNVKNAFVAHQSLANQHIALLDDVMTTGHTLIEMSHALYDVGVKRIDVWCCARTYLSGN; this comes from the coding sequence ATGGATATCAGCAAATTACTAAAACAAATAAATAAAGGGTTCACTCATTGTTTATTCCCTTATCATTGCATTTTATGCCACGATAAAGCCAATAGAGACTTTGATTTATGTATTGAGTGTGAAGAACTTTTACCTTGGTTAAAAAATATCTGTATTTATTGCGCTGCGCCTTTAATTTTTTCAACACAATCCGTTTGTGGTACTTGTTTAAAAAAGCCATCGCCTTTCCATAAATTATGTGTTTTTTTTTCTTATTCAGAAACAATAAAAAAGTTGATTACTGGTCTTAAGTTTCAGCAACGATTAATTTATGCCCATATTTTGGGAACTTTAATAGCTGAAAAAATCCGCTCACATTACCAGAGCGAAGAGTTGCCAGATAGAATTATTCCAGTGCCTTTGCATAAAAAAAGACTTTATGAGCGTGGCTTTAATCAAGCGATAGAGTTAGCGCGTCCCATTTCGAAAAAATTAAACATAAGTATTGACTATAAACGATGTAAGAGAGTAATAGACACCGCGGCTCAAAGTATGCTGCCAGCAAACCAGCGCTCAAGTAATGTGAAAAATGCGTTTGTCGCACACCAGAGTCTTGCTAACCAGCATATAGCGCTACTCGATGACGTAATGACCACTGGCCATACGCTCATCGAGATGAGTCACGCTTTATACGATGTGGGTGTAAAAAGAATAGATGTATGGTGTTGTGCCCGCACTTACTTAAGCGGGAATTAA
- the glmS gene encoding glutamine--fructose-6-phosphate transaminase (isomerizing), with protein sequence MCGIVAGIAQRNIVPILIEGLKRLEYRGYDSAGIAILDSKQQLIRRRTVGKVEALEKAIIPEFLSGNIGIAHTRWATHGKPSESNAHPHISGSHIALVHNGIIENYLPLRQELIKAGYSFESETDTEIMAHLLNQELKKNHNFLTAVQKTVARLEGAFAVVFLYQNEPQSLIAVRKGSPLMVGLGHGENFIASDHLALLPVTQQFIYLHEGDIVEITTEKLSFYDSNGKEVHRPKHSIDLPKDVVSKGKYRHFMEKEIFEQPIAVNAALEGRLVNQLQVWDEICGLNSIQRFSKIKHVQIVACGTSYHAGLIAAHWVERWVGIPCQVDIASEFRYRPHIIYPDTLFITISQSGETADTLEALRQAKTENYAATLTICNVPGSTMVRESDFVLLTRAGPEIGVASTKAFTTQLTVLLLLTSFLGLAHGWDKEQEAACLSELRSLPKLLEQTLKLDPAIKKLAKIFMDKEHALFIARGIHFPVALEGALKLKEISYIQAEAYPAGELKHGPLALVDSNMPVVVLVPSNSLLEKLKSNIQEVRARNGQLILFVQEEFDTNDTESVSILLPKASDMISPLIFAIPLQLLAYHVGILKGTDVDQPRNLAKSVTVE encoded by the coding sequence ATGTGTGGAATTGTAGCGGGAATAGCGCAACGTAATATTGTTCCTATTCTTATTGAAGGTTTAAAAAGGCTAGAATATCGTGGTTATGATTCGGCTGGAATCGCCATATTGGATTCTAAGCAACAGTTAATACGTCGTCGAACTGTAGGTAAAGTTGAAGCTTTAGAGAAAGCAATAATACCCGAATTTTTATCAGGTAACATTGGTATTGCACACACTCGCTGGGCGACGCATGGTAAACCAAGTGAATCTAATGCTCATCCTCATATTTCAGGTTCTCATATCGCATTAGTTCATAATGGCATTATTGAAAATTATTTACCTTTAAGGCAAGAACTGATAAAAGCGGGCTATTCCTTTGAATCTGAGACAGATACCGAAATTATGGCCCATTTATTGAATCAAGAGCTTAAAAAAAACCATAATTTTTTAACCGCGGTTCAGAAGACAGTAGCTCGTTTAGAAGGTGCTTTTGCCGTCGTTTTTCTCTATCAGAACGAACCTCAATCGTTAATAGCCGTGCGTAAAGGCAGTCCTTTAATGGTTGGACTAGGTCATGGTGAAAATTTCATTGCTTCAGATCATTTGGCTTTACTTCCGGTAACGCAACAATTTATTTATTTACATGAAGGTGATATTGTTGAAATCACTACCGAAAAGCTTAGTTTCTACGATAGTAATGGTAAGGAAGTTCATCGTCCTAAGCATTCAATCGATTTGCCAAAAGATGTGGTGAGTAAAGGAAAGTATCGTCATTTTATGGAAAAGGAGATTTTTGAACAACCGATTGCGGTTAATGCGGCTCTTGAAGGTCGTCTGGTAAACCAATTACAAGTTTGGGATGAAATTTGTGGTCTTAATTCCATACAGCGTTTTTCTAAAATTAAACATGTGCAAATAGTCGCTTGTGGTACTAGCTATCATGCAGGTTTGATTGCAGCTCACTGGGTAGAGAGATGGGTGGGTATTCCTTGTCAAGTAGATATTGCCAGTGAGTTTCGATATCGACCACATATTATTTATCCAGATACATTGTTTATTACTATATCTCAATCGGGAGAAACGGCAGATACACTAGAAGCATTAAGACAAGCTAAAACTGAAAATTATGCAGCTACATTAACAATTTGTAATGTTCCTGGAAGTACTATGGTGCGGGAGTCTGATTTTGTATTATTAACACGAGCAGGTCCTGAAATTGGCGTGGCATCGACTAAAGCGTTTACAACTCAATTAACAGTTTTATTATTATTAACCTCATTTTTAGGTTTAGCCCATGGGTGGGATAAAGAACAAGAGGCGGCTTGCCTCTCTGAATTAAGAAGTTTACCTAAACTTTTAGAACAAACGTTAAAATTAGATCCAGCTATTAAGAAATTAGCTAAAATATTTATGGATAAAGAACATGCTTTATTTATTGCTCGAGGAATTCATTTTCCTGTAGCATTAGAAGGGGCTCTCAAGCTTAAGGAGATTTCTTATATCCAAGCTGAAGCTTATCCAGCGGGAGAGCTAAAGCATGGACCGCTTGCTTTGGTTGATAGTAATATGCCAGTTGTCGTTCTAGTACCATCCAATTCCTTGCTAGAAAAACTAAAGTCAAATATCCAGGAAGTGCGTGCACGTAATGGTCAGCTTATTTTGTTTGTTCAAGAAGAATTTGATACAAATGACACTGAAAGTGTAAGTATTTTATTACCCAAGGCAAGTGATATGATTAGCCCGTTAATTTTTGCAATTCCCTTGCAACTTTTAGCTTACCATGTAGGGATTTTAAAAGGCACTGATGTTGATCAGCCACGCAATTTAGCAAAATCGGTGACTGTTGAATAA
- a CDS encoding MFS transporter: MYNNEAIMSQDVSHSLTTKKQLLLASVICILAAMFYMYEYTLQVSPAVMTNELMRDLGLNAASLGTMAAFYYYSYTPMQLPAGLLFDRFGPRRLITLAILVCALGAFLFGITPNAVMASFGRFLMGIGSSFSFIGALLLVSRWFPPQYFALLTGLVQLMSSVGAIAGQVPLVTAINHWGWRATVVSLAIVGCLLALLVWTVVRDSPEAVSKGHKFQSPPKKGELKRLQQVCSNIQTWLIALYSFSIWAPVTAFAALWGIPFLVASYGLTTEAASEASAMIWLGIGLGSPLAGWFSDKINSRSKPLSFSALLGIISLTIIIYCPVLPLFWLYFILFIFGVAASGQSLAFGVVKDNNTSCVVGTAIGFNNMAVVAGGALFQPLIGVLLYVNWRGIMHNGTPFYGIVDYQKALFVLPLCYIIAFFVSHFLLRETYCRPQYSNETASAI, encoded by the coding sequence ATGTACAATAATGAAGCGATAATGTCACAAGATGTGTCACACTCATTAACTACTAAAAAACAATTACTTCTCGCTTCTGTTATTTGTATACTTGCTGCCATGTTCTATATGTATGAGTATACTTTGCAAGTATCTCCTGCAGTTATGACTAACGAATTGATGCGCGATTTAGGTCTTAATGCAGCAAGCTTAGGCACTATGGCTGCTTTTTACTATTATTCTTACACACCCATGCAATTACCCGCTGGGCTACTTTTTGATCGCTTTGGTCCACGGCGTTTAATAACCTTAGCTATTTTAGTTTGTGCTCTAGGAGCATTTCTGTTTGGTATAACGCCAAATGCGGTTATGGCTTCGTTTGGTAGATTTTTAATGGGAATAGGATCTTCTTTTTCATTTATCGGCGCTTTACTCCTTGTTTCACGTTGGTTCCCCCCTCAATATTTTGCTTTACTTACCGGCCTCGTTCAGTTGATGAGCTCAGTTGGAGCAATCGCTGGTCAAGTTCCTTTAGTAACCGCTATTAATCATTGGGGTTGGCGAGCAACTGTTGTCTCCTTAGCTATCGTTGGTTGCTTATTGGCACTGTTAGTATGGACGGTAGTAAGAGATAGTCCAGAAGCTGTTTCAAAAGGGCATAAATTTCAATCCCCACCTAAAAAAGGTGAATTAAAACGGCTACAACAAGTATGTAGCAATATACAAACTTGGCTAATTGCCTTGTATTCTTTTTCTATATGGGCTCCTGTTACTGCATTTGCAGCTTTGTGGGGCATACCTTTTCTTGTAGCCAGTTATGGACTTACTACAGAAGCTGCTTCCGAAGCGAGCGCAATGATTTGGCTAGGTATCGGCTTAGGTAGTCCCTTAGCGGGTTGGTTCTCAGACAAAATCAATTCGCGATCAAAACCACTTAGCTTTTCTGCTTTATTAGGAATAATAAGTCTTACAATAATTATATATTGTCCGGTACTCCCATTATTTTGGCTATACTTTATTTTATTTATCTTTGGTGTAGCTGCATCAGGACAATCATTAGCCTTTGGGGTTGTCAAAGATAATAATACTTCTTGCGTAGTCGGCACAGCTATTGGTTTCAATAATATGGCCGTTGTCGCGGGAGGAGCTTTGTTTCAACCCTTAATAGGAGTTTTGCTTTATGTTAATTGGAGGGGCATTATGCATAATGGCACCCCTTTTTATGGTATAGTAGATTATCAGAAAGCGCTTTTTGTATTACCTTTATGTTATATCATTGCATTTTTTGTAAGTCATTTTTTGCTTCGAGAAACTTATTGCAGACCACAATATTCCAATGAAACAGCTAGTGCAATTTAA
- the ispF gene encoding 2-C-methyl-D-erythritol 2,4-cyclodiphosphate synthase translates to MNTNFRVGYGYDVHAFEIGDHIILGGVKIPYRMSLKAHSDGDVVIHALVDALLGACALGDIGLHFPDTDERWKNKDSRQFLQTTVQMLDEKNYSINNADITIIAEAPKLKDYFAAMRFNLAQDMKIDLNQINVKATTTEKLGFIGRQEGVAATAIVLLQTK, encoded by the coding sequence ATGAACACTAATTTTCGTGTAGGCTATGGGTACGATGTGCATGCTTTTGAAATAGGAGACCACATAATCTTAGGAGGTGTCAAAATTCCATATCGAATGAGTCTTAAAGCACATTCAGATGGGGATGTCGTTATTCACGCTCTTGTTGATGCGCTCTTAGGAGCGTGTGCTTTAGGTGATATAGGTCTACATTTTCCTGACACTGATGAGCGTTGGAAAAATAAGGATAGTCGGCAATTCCTACAAACAACCGTCCAAATGTTGGATGAAAAAAATTACTCCATCAATAATGCAGATATTACTATCATCGCAGAAGCACCGAAGCTTAAAGACTATTTTGCAGCAATGCGTTTTAATTTAGCGCAAGATATGAAAATTGATCTGAACCAGATCAATGTAAAAGCAACTACCACAGAAAAACTAGGTTTTATTGGGCGCCAAGAGGGAGTTGCGGCAACTGCGATCGTTCTTCTTCAAACTAAATAA
- the rlmE gene encoding 23S rRNA (uridine(2552)-2'-O)-methyltransferase RlmE, with translation MSRSKSSPRWLKQHFKDPYVKRAQKEGLRSRSAYKLLEIQEKTKLIKPGMTIVDLGAAPGGWSQIVSGIVGSTGKVYALDILPMDALSHVEFLQGDFREESVMQHFLQRVQLKPIDLVISDMAPNFSGMRSVDQPRSIYLAELALDFAQKVIKPKGCFIVKTFQGEGFEGFLKNLRSLFTKVTIRKPSASRGSSAEVYLVAMGYHKEK, from the coding sequence ATGTCTAGGAGTAAAAGCAGCCCGCGCTGGTTAAAACAGCATTTTAAGGACCCCTATGTAAAACGCGCACAAAAAGAGGGTTTGCGCTCGCGTTCAGCTTATAAATTGTTAGAGATTCAAGAGAAAACCAAGCTAATTAAGCCAGGTATGACTATCGTTGACCTTGGAGCGGCGCCTGGAGGATGGTCTCAAATTGTCTCTGGAATAGTTGGAAGCACAGGAAAAGTTTATGCCTTGGATATTTTGCCAATGGATGCTTTGAGCCATGTGGAATTCCTCCAAGGGGATTTTCGAGAAGAATCTGTTATGCAACATTTCTTACAACGTGTACAATTAAAGCCTATAGATCTTGTAATTTCTGATATGGCCCCCAATTTTAGTGGAATGCGTAGTGTTGACCAACCCAGATCCATTTATTTAGCGGAATTAGCCTTAGATTTTGCTCAGAAAGTAATAAAACCAAAAGGGTGCTTTATAGTAAAAACATTTCAAGGAGAAGGATTTGAAGGGTTTTTAAAAAACTTAAGAAGCTTATTTACAAAAGTTACTATTCGGAAACCTTCCGCTTCCAGAGGAAGCTCTGCTGAGGTTTATTTGGTTGCTATGGGGTATCATAAGGAAAAATAA
- a CDS encoding Dps family protein encodes MKEVLNGGLTEAKRKKVAEGLIKLLANNYVLYLKTHNFHWNVVGPMFQPLHSVFEAQYIDLWNAGDTIAERVRALGFPVPASYADFAKLSKIKEVVGTRTIKAKDMISQLVHDQEVMVRLARELLPETEEADDQVSVDLLSDRMEVHEKNAWMLRSFLE; translated from the coding sequence ATGAAAGAAGTATTGAATGGCGGATTGACTGAAGCTAAACGGAAAAAAGTGGCTGAAGGATTGATTAAATTATTAGCAAATAATTATGTGTTGTATTTGAAAACACATAATTTTCATTGGAATGTTGTAGGGCCTATGTTTCAACCTCTGCATAGTGTATTTGAAGCACAATATATTGATCTCTGGAATGCAGGTGATACTATCGCTGAACGTGTGCGAGCTTTGGGGTTTCCTGTACCAGCTAGTTATGCTGATTTTGCAAAATTAAGCAAAATTAAAGAAGTTGTTGGAACACGCACAATTAAAGCCAAAGACATGATTAGTCAGCTAGTGCATGATCAGGAAGTCATGGTTCGTTTAGCCCGTGAATTGTTGCCAGAGACTGAAGAAGCCGATGATCAAGTATCAGTGGACTTACTTTCTGACCGGATGGAAGTTCACGAGAAAAATGCCTGGATGTTACGCAGCTTTTTAGAATAG
- a CDS encoding RNA-binding protein, which produces MNKRLYVGGLSYSVDDDGLRELFTPFGTVNFVKVIRDFHSGRSKGFGFVEMSTPEEAKEAIEALHGSIHERRTITVSEANPPDSSSGGTGGGRRTGGGASGGGRRTGGGGGRGGMGGSGGGNGGGYHRGREQREEQY; this is translated from the coding sequence GTGAATAAAAGATTGTATGTGGGTGGTTTAAGCTATAGCGTCGATGACGATGGACTAAGAGAGCTTTTTACCCCTTTTGGGACAGTAAATTTTGTTAAAGTTATCCGAGACTTCCATAGTGGCCGTAGTAAGGGCTTTGGTTTTGTTGAAATGTCTACACCTGAAGAAGCGAAAGAAGCTATAGAAGCTTTACATGGTAGTATCCATGAAAGACGCACCATTACTGTGTCCGAAGCTAATCCACCGGATTCTAGCTCAGGTGGTACTGGCGGCGGACGACGTACTGGTGGTGGTGCTAGCGGCGGCGGACGACGTACCGGTGGCGGCGGCGGACGCGGTGGAATGGGCGGTTCTGGCGGCGGCAATGGTGGTGGTTATCATCGTGGCCGTGAGCAACGTGAAGAGCAGTATTAA
- the glmM gene encoding phosphoglucosamine mutase → MIKTRKYFGTDGIRGKVGENPITPEFVLKLGWAVGKVLANGRNKVLIGKDTRISGYMLESALEAGLSAAGVDVHLLGPIPTPAIAFLTTDLDAQAGIVISASHNPYYDNGIKFFSHDGSKLADNIELQIENHLNQTIHTVDSAKLGKAIRVEDAKARYVNFCKSTVPKSFQLNGLKIILDCANGATYHIAPALFSELGADLTLLGTKPNGLNINKDCGSTHLDILQKKVLSEKADLGIAFDGDGDRVLMVDNLGEIVDGDELLFLLTQHGVKKGHIKGGIVGTAMSNLGLELAIKELGLDFIRTSVGDRYVNEALQSKNWQLGGESSGHIISRRLTKTGDGIIIALQVLEAIQSSGLSLHTAKKAMKKFPQILINIPAENPLAMMNNANIKKAVQEAELFLKNRGRILLRPSGTESVIRVMVEGSELSEVQTIANKLAEIVKVSTNNL, encoded by the coding sequence ATGATTAAAACCCGCAAATATTTTGGGACAGATGGTATTCGCGGAAAGGTAGGTGAAAATCCTATTACACCAGAATTTGTACTAAAACTGGGTTGGGCTGTAGGAAAGGTTTTAGCAAATGGTCGAAATAAAGTTTTAATTGGCAAGGATACACGTATTTCTGGTTACATGCTTGAGTCTGCTCTGGAAGCGGGTTTATCTGCAGCAGGAGTCGATGTGCATCTCCTGGGCCCTATCCCGACTCCTGCTATTGCTTTTTTGACTACTGATTTAGATGCACAAGCAGGTATAGTAATCAGCGCTTCTCACAATCCTTATTATGATAATGGAATTAAATTCTTTTCTCATGATGGAAGTAAATTAGCTGATAACATTGAGCTACAAATCGAAAATCACCTTAATCAAACTATTCATACGGTTGATTCTGCTAAATTAGGCAAAGCAATTCGAGTAGAAGATGCTAAAGCACGCTATGTTAATTTTTGCAAATCAACAGTTCCAAAATCATTTCAATTAAACGGTTTAAAAATCATTCTCGATTGTGCTAATGGAGCCACTTATCATATTGCACCAGCATTATTTTCTGAATTAGGTGCCGATTTAACATTACTAGGTACGAAGCCAAATGGTTTAAACATTAATAAAGACTGTGGCTCTACCCATTTAGATATTTTACAAAAAAAAGTTTTATCCGAAAAAGCAGATTTGGGCATCGCATTTGACGGGGATGGTGATCGGGTATTAATGGTAGATAATTTGGGTGAAATTGTTGATGGGGATGAATTACTATTTCTATTAACCCAACATGGCGTTAAAAAAGGTCACATTAAAGGTGGTATTGTAGGTACCGCTATGAGTAATCTCGGTTTAGAATTAGCTATAAAAGAATTAGGCCTCGATTTTATTCGTACCTCAGTAGGCGATAGATATGTTAATGAAGCATTACAAAGCAAAAATTGGCAATTAGGTGGAGAATCGTCTGGACATATTATTTCTCGTCGCTTAACTAAAACTGGAGATGGAATCATTATCGCACTGCAAGTGTTAGAGGCTATTCAATCATCGGGTCTATCATTGCATACCGCCAAAAAAGCAATGAAAAAATTTCCTCAAATATTAATTAACATCCCAGCAGAAAATCCTTTAGCGATGATGAACAACGCAAATATAAAAAAAGCGGTGCAAGAAGCAGAGCTTTTTTTAAAAAATCGCGGTCGTATATTATTACGACCTTCAGGAACAGAATCTGTAATTCGTGTCATGGTCGAAGGAAGCGAATTGTCCGAAGTACAAACTATTGCGAATAAATTAGCTGAAATTGTTAAAGTATCTACAAATAATCTCTGA
- the ftsH gene encoding ATP-dependent zinc metalloprotease FtsH codes for MNDMLKNLFLWLIIAVILISVFNNLEPRNNGGERLTYSEFLKDVQQGNVQSVTIQSNQVIKGQLQGEKSFTSYMPIPDQYLLPELLKNKVNVKGEPPQQESFLMRIFINWFPMLLLIGVWIFFMRQMGGAGGKGALSFGRSRARLLGEDQVKVTFADVAGAEEAKEEVSELVEFLKDPAKFQKLGGKIPRGVLLMGPPGTGKTLLARAVAGEAKVPFFTISGSDFVEMFVGVGASRVRDMFEQAKKQAPCIIFIDEIDAVGRHRGAGLGGGHDEREQTLNQLLVEMDGFEGNEGVIVMAATNRPDVLDPALLRPGRFDRQVIVGLPDIRGREQILKVHLRKVPYGKDVKPVIIARGTPGFSGADLANLVNEAALFAARENKSTVDMVDLEKAKDKVMMGSERRSMVMNEKEKKLTAYHEAGHAIVGRLVPDHDPVYKVTIIPRGKALGVTMFLPEEDRYSYTKQRLESQIASLFGGRIAEYLIFGPEQITTGASNDIQRATEISRNMITKWGLSERLGPLTYNQENEEVFLGHQITKNNKFSDDTAQLIDEESRSIIERNYKLAETLLQDNIEKLHLMAEALIKYETIDSSQINDIMEGKPPREPKGWSNGGKKDTPSSSEEKSPSQKDSTITDDPAVDSL; via the coding sequence TTGAACGACATGCTGAAAAATCTATTTTTATGGCTCATTATTGCTGTCATACTTATCTCGGTATTTAACAATCTCGAACCTCGCAATAACGGTGGCGAACGCTTAACGTATTCTGAGTTTTTGAAAGACGTTCAACAAGGGAATGTGCAGTCTGTAACAATACAAAGCAACCAAGTTATAAAAGGCCAGTTACAGGGTGAAAAATCTTTCACGAGCTATATGCCTATTCCTGATCAATATTTACTTCCTGAGTTATTGAAAAATAAAGTTAATGTAAAAGGAGAACCACCGCAACAGGAAAGCTTCTTGATGCGTATTTTTATTAATTGGTTCCCTATGCTATTGCTCATCGGGGTATGGATATTTTTTATGCGCCAAATGGGGGGTGCGGGTGGAAAGGGTGCGTTATCTTTTGGTCGTAGCCGAGCTCGTTTATTAGGTGAAGACCAAGTTAAAGTTACTTTTGCCGATGTAGCTGGCGCTGAAGAAGCGAAAGAAGAAGTCAGTGAATTAGTTGAATTTTTAAAAGACCCCGCTAAATTTCAAAAATTAGGGGGGAAAATCCCACGCGGCGTTTTATTAATGGGTCCTCCTGGGACTGGTAAAACACTTTTAGCTCGAGCTGTTGCTGGCGAAGCAAAAGTCCCTTTTTTCACGATCTCTGGTTCTGACTTTGTTGAAATGTTTGTAGGTGTAGGTGCATCTCGCGTAAGAGATATGTTTGAGCAAGCTAAAAAACAAGCTCCCTGTATTATTTTTATTGACGAAATCGACGCTGTCGGTCGTCATCGTGGTGCCGGTCTAGGTGGCGGACATGACGAACGCGAACAAACATTGAATCAACTATTGGTTGAAATGGACGGATTTGAAGGGAATGAAGGTGTTATTGTTATGGCTGCCACTAATCGTCCCGACGTTTTAGATCCAGCCTTATTGAGACCGGGCCGATTTGATCGACAAGTTATTGTTGGCCTACCTGATATACGTGGTCGTGAACAAATTCTAAAAGTTCATCTTAGAAAAGTTCCTTACGGAAAAGATGTGAAACCAGTGATTATAGCCAGAGGCACGCCTGGATTCTCAGGTGCAGATCTAGCTAATTTAGTCAATGAAGCTGCTTTATTTGCCGCACGTGAAAATAAATCTACTGTGGATATGGTTGACTTAGAAAAAGCCAAAGATAAAGTCATGATGGGCAGTGAAAGACGTTCCATGGTGATGAATGAGAAAGAAAAAAAACTAACTGCTTACCATGAAGCGGGGCATGCTATTGTAGGGCGCTTAGTCCCAGACCATGATCCTGTGTATAAAGTTACTATTATTCCACGTGGTAAAGCGTTAGGTGTTACTATGTTCTTGCCAGAAGAAGATCGTTATAGCTATACCAAACAACGCTTAGAAAGCCAGATTGCTAGTTTATTTGGAGGACGCATTGCTGAGTATCTCATTTTTGGGCCAGAACAAATCACCACTGGAGCATCAAACGATATACAACGTGCGACTGAAATTTCCAGGAATATGATAACTAAATGGGGCTTATCCGAACGTCTTGGTCCTCTAACTTATAATCAAGAAAATGAAGAAGTATTTTTAGGACACCAAATTACTAAAAACAATAAATTCTCTGACGATACTGCACAATTAATTGATGAAGAAAGTCGTAGTATTATTGAGCGTAATTACAAGCTTGCTGAAACCTTATTACAAGATAACATTGAAAAATTGCATCTCATGGCAGAAGCTCTGATAAAATATGAAACTATTGATTCCAGTCAAATAAATGACATTATGGAAGGTAAACCTCCTAGGGAACCCAAAGGTTGGAGTAATGGGGGTAAAAAAGATACTCCCTCTTCTTCTGAGGAAAAATCTCCTTCACAAAAAGACTCGACAATTACAGACGATCCAGCAGTAGATAGTCTGTAA